The Aggregicoccus sp. 17bor-14 genome contains the following window.
AGCGCGGTGAGGAGCGCGGCGACGATGTTGGAGACGAGCAGCACCTGGCGGAAGCCGAAGCGGCGGATGACCCCGGGCGCCACCGGCTTGCACGCCATCGCGCCCAGGCCGTTGCCCAGGGTGATGAAGCCGGTGAGCAGCGGGCTCCAGCCCAGGGCCACCTGGAAGAGCAGGGGCAGGAGGAAGGGGGTCGCGCCCAGGCCGATGCGTACCAGCGTGCCGCCCACGAGGCTCGCGCGGAAGGTGTCGTACTTGAGCAGCCGCAGGTCCAGCACCGGGCGCCCCGCGCGCTTCGCGTGCCACACGTACGCCGCGCTCGCGCCGACGCCCGCTGCCGCGAGCGAGACCTGCAGCGCCACCGGCACCATGCCCGCGCCCACCGTCTCCGCCGCGCCCACGATCGCCGTGATGGCGACCGCCGAGAGCAGGAAGCCCGTGCGGTCGAAGGGCCCCGGGTGCGCCGGCTGCGTGCGCGGCACGAAGCGCTGCACCGCGAGCATGCCCAGGAGGCCCACCGGCACGTTGATGAAGAAGATCCACGGCCAGTCCGCGACGCCCAGGATGAAGCCCGCGAGCGGCGGGCCCACCAGCGGCCCCACGAGGGCGGGCATGGTGAACCAGCTCATCGCCGAGACGAGCCGCTCGCGCGGAGCGTTGTTCACCACGATGAGCCGACCCACCGGCGTCATCAGCGCGCCACCCAGGCCCTGCAGCGTCCGGCAGGCCACCAGCTGGGCGAGCGAGTGCGAGAAGCCGCAGAGCACCGAGCCCACGAGGAAGATGCCCATCGCCACCTGGAAGACGCGGCGCGGGCCGTAGCGCTCGGCCACCCAGCCGCTCGCGGGGGTGAGGACCGCCAGCGCGAGGAGGTACGAGGTGAGGGCCAGCTTCAGGTGCAGCGGGTCCGTGCCGAATGCTGCGGACAGGGCCGGCAGCGCGGTGGACAGGGCCGTGGAGTCGATGAACTCCATGAACAGCGCGCTGGCCACCGCGAGGGATGCGAGTCGCGCGCCGCGGGCTGAGGGGGAGGGGTCGCTCACCCGTACGGATATGCCGTCCCGCAGCGCCGCTGGCCACCCGTGTGTGCAGGGCTGCGATGGCCTCGGGTGATGGGAGCGCGTAGCCGGGGCCCACCCCCCTGCTCGCCTGGCCGAACGTCAGGCAGGCGTCAGCCGGGTCCGCCTCAGGCTCCCGGCCATGGACCCGCGGGACAGGGGGGGCCTTCCGGGAGTGAACCGTTGACTGCGGAAAGGGTGTTCGAGAGCCGGGGGGGCT
Protein-coding sequences here:
- a CDS encoding DHA2 family efflux MFS transporter permease subunit translates to MEFIDSTALSTALPALSAAFGTDPLHLKLALTSYLLALAVLTPASGWVAERYGPRRVFQVAMGIFLVGSVLCGFSHSLAQLVACRTLQGLGGALMTPVGRLIVVNNAPRERLVSAMSWFTMPALVGPLVGPPLAGFILGVADWPWIFFINVPVGLLGMLAVQRFVPRTQPAHPGPFDRTGFLLSAVAITAIVGAAETVGAGMVPVALQVSLAAAGVGASAAYVWHAKRAGRPVLDLRLLKYDTFRASLVGGTLVRIGLGATPFLLPLLFQVALGWSPLLTGFITLGNGLGAMACKPVAPGVIRRFGFRQVLLVSNIVAALLTALPALFGVGTPMGLIAAALLVSGFVRSLQFTALNTVAYADVPRTSISSASTLAVVTQQVGVSLGISFGGLMLHVARGGHEAALTPGRFVLPFVAIGVVSMLAGPVYRRLRPDAGAGIGGRAVPQPQREQRAA